The Rhizobium sp. NXC24 genomic sequence TACGCGGCCGCGGGCCATTACTTCGGGCCATATAAGCAGCCAAGCCGCGCGGGCTGGGACCTCGGTGTCGCCGGCAAGCTGATGGCCTATATCGCGCTTGGTTCGATTGATGAAGACATCGTCGCGGTGTTCGAAGAGCTCTACGAGGAGCACTTTTCAGGCGATACAGAGCGAGCCTGTCGCTATCGCGCAAACATCAACGACGCTGAATCTTCCCTCATAGCCGTGCATGATTTCTTCGATGCCAGCGTGGTCCGATTGGAGAATAAGGCGCCCGAAAATGTGCTTGCATCATTCCATTCTTTCCTGGAGCTTCTCTTAGTCGGTGAAATGGCGCTTGCCATGCAGCGCCACTCTTTGCCCGGGCCGCAAAACTTATGCATAGCCGGCGGCTGTGGTCTCAATATCAAATGGAATAGTGCACTGCGTGCGACAGGCCTGTTCGATGCCGTCTGGGTGCCGCCATTTCCGAATGACAGTGGCTCTGCAATCGGTGCCGCCTGCAGCGCCATGGCGGCGCATGAAGGCTTCGTGCCGCTGGAGTGGTCGGTCTACAGCGGCCCGGCTTTGAAAAATGGCGACGCGCCGCCCGGATGGGAGGCTGCCCCGTGCAGCATATCAGAAGTCGCAACCATCCTCGCCAGCAATAAGCCCGTTGTCTTTCTTGCTGGGCGCGCCGAGCTCGGACCCCGGGCGCTCGGAGGCAGAAGCATTCTCGCAGCCGCGACCTCGCCGCAAATGAAAGACTATCTCAACGAAGTCAAATTTCGCGAACACTTCCGGCCGGTGGCGCCAATATGCCTCGAAGACCGTGCGCCGGATATATTCAGTCCCGGAACGCCCGATCCTTACATGCTCTTCGACCACCAGACGCGCCCGGAGTGGAAGGACAAAATTCCCGCTGTCGTCCATCTCGACGGATCTGCACGTTTGCAAACCATTTCCAGGAGCTCTGAACACGGAGTTACCGAACTCCTCATCGAGTATGAAAAACTCACAGGCATCCCGCTGCTTTGCAACACGAGCGCCAACCTCCATGGACGGGGCTTCTTCCCGGATGCTGCCGCAGCCTGCGAATGGGGACGCATCGAACATGTATGGTGCAACGGCGTGCTCTTCACTAAGGAGCGGGTCTCTGAATTGGCGCCAGTCGGCGTCGCAGCCAACATGAAGATGAGCACATGTCCGCGGTAGCAATCGAACTTGCCGGTGTCACGAAGTCATACGACGGAAGGACCGTTGTCGACGGGCTGTCGTTTTCCGTTGGAGCGGGAGAGTGCTTTGGCCTGCTCGGGCCGAACGGCGCGGGAAAAAGTACAATCGCGCGCATGGTTCTCGGCATGACTCTTCCTGACTCCGGCAAGATCAGCGTGCTCGGCATACCGGTGCCGGCGCGCGCGCGCCTGGCACGCAGGCGCATAGGCGTCGTCCCTCAGTTCGACAACCTCGACGCCGAATTCACTGTGCGCGAAAATCTCGTAGTGTTCGGACGCTATTTCGGCATGAGCACGCGCGAGGTCGAAAAGGTTATCCCGTCACTGCTCGAGTTCGCGCGCCTCGAGAGCAAGGTGCATGCACGCGTTTCCGAGTTGTCCGGCGGCATGAAGCGGCGCCTGACACTGGCACGTGCGCTGATCAACGACCCGCAACTGCTTGTCATGGACGAGCCGACGACTGGCCTTGATCCACATGCGCGCCACTTGATCTGGGAGCGCCTGCGGGCACTTTTGGCGCGCGGCAAGACAATTATCTTGACCACGCACTTCATGGAAGAAGCTGAGCGTTTGTGCGACCGCCTGTGCGTCATCGAGAAGGGACGCATCATCGCCGAGGGCCGCCCGCATGCGCTTGTCGACGAGCAGATCGGCTGCCAGGTGATCGAAATATATGGCGGCAATCCGCATGAACTGCATTCAGCGATCCGGCCATATGCGCAACGGTTCGAGGTGAGCGGCGAGACGCTCTTTTGTTATGCGTCCGATCCTGAGCCGGTGTTGGCGCAACTGCGCGGGCGAACGGGCCTGCGTCTTTTGCAGCGGCCACCGAATCTGGAGGATGTTTTTTTGCGGCTGACCGGGCGCGAGATGGAGAAATAAACGATGGGTGAAGGTTATGCGACAACGCTGCCGGCTAATGCTTGGAACTGGATTGCGGTGTGGCGCCGCAACTATCTGGCATGGAAGAAGGTTGCGCTTGCGTCGATACTCGGCAATCTCGCCGATCCCATGATCTACCTGTTCGGTCTCGGCTTCGGCCTCGGAGTAATGGTCGGTCGCGTGGACGGGGCTCCATACATCGCGTTTCTGACGGGCGGCATGGTTGCGGCAAGTTCCATGACATCTGCTACCTTCGAAACGATTTATGCAGCTTTCGCTCGCATGCAATCTCACCGCTGGGAAGCAATCCTATACACACAACTGACGCTCGGCGATGTCGTCCTGGGCGAATTGGCGTGGGCGGCCACCAAGGCGTTTCTGGCCGGTACGGGAATTTTGATCGTCGCCATTATGCTCGGCTATGCGGCGTGGACTTCGATCCCCTGCGTGCTGCCCGTTATTGCGCTAACCGGGTTTGCATTCGCAAGCGTGGCGATGGTCGTCGTGGCACTTGCACCCAGTTACGACTATTTCATTTTCTACCAGACGCTCGTCCTCACACCCATGCTGTTCCTGTGCGGCGCGGTCTTTCCGGTCGCACAACTGCCGGACGGATTTCAGGGAATGGCGCACTTCCTGCCGCTCGCACATGCGATCGACCTCATTCGTCCAGCAATGCTCGGCCGGCCCGCGGAAAGCGTCGGCCTGCATGTCGGTGCGCTTTGCCTCTATGCGGCATTGCCGTTCTTCCTTTCGGCAAGGCTTTTGCGGCGCCGTCTGATGCCCTGAAGCCGTGACCGCTTACGAAAAGGAGTTATGAAATGCAGTATCGCGAACTGGGCCGCAGCGGCCTGAAAGTAAGCGCGCTCGGCTTGGGTACGATGAGCTGGGGAGAGCAGAACACAGAGGCCGAGGCACACGCGCAACTTGAGGCGGCTCTCGATGCAGGCGTAAATTTTGTCGACACGGCGGAGATGTATCCTGTACCACCGCGCGTCGGAACATACGGTCTTTCAGAGCGCTATATCGGCAGTTGGCTGCGCAAAAGCGGCCGCAGGCAGGATGTGGTGCTCTCGACCAAAGCGGTCGGTCCTGTACGACCAGGCAAAGCAAACCTGCCCTATGTCCGGGACGGCCGCGTCAGCTATACGCGCGCAAACCTTTTCGATGCAGTCGACGCCAGCCTTCAAAGGCTGCAGACGGATCATATCGATCTGTTTCAGCTGCACTGGCCAGACCGCAGCACAAACGTCTTTCAATTGCTCGACTACCAATATGAGCTTGATCACGATACGATCCCTATCCTGGAGACGTTGGAGGCCCTGGATGCGCTCGTCAAAAGCGGTCGGATTCGCCACATCGGGCTCTCCAATGAAACGCCATGGGGGCTTGCCAGCTTTCTGCATCTTGCGGAAATGCACGGCCTTGCTCGCGTGACAAGCATCCAGAACCCCTACAATCTTATCAACCTCGATTTCGAGAACGGCATTGCAGAAATGGCTCTGCGCGAAGGGGTAGGGCTCCTCGTCTATTCGCCCCTTGCTATGGGTACCCTCACTGGCAAGTACC encodes the following:
- the nodU gene encoding nodulation protein NodU, with protein sequence MRICGIKLTHDGAIALIEDGRLIFCIEQEKQDNNRRYQTIDNLDAIVTALAEHGLNPSDVDQFVIDGWDGEVESRFQVLSGAAPVTLKGAPYVELHPDGLLDSLDCSGLILNDRAFSYKSYPHVTGHVASAYCTSPFAKAGEPAFCLVWDGCIFPRLYYVDGHGARFLESLFPMIGQAYAAAGHYFGPYKQPSRAGWDLGVAGKLMAYIALGSIDEDIVAVFEELYEEHFSGDTERACRYRANINDAESSLIAVHDFFDASVVRLENKAPENVLASFHSFLELLLVGEMALAMQRHSLPGPQNLCIAGGCGLNIKWNSALRATGLFDAVWVPPFPNDSGSAIGAACSAMAAHEGFVPLEWSVYSGPALKNGDAPPGWEAAPCSISEVATILASNKPVVFLAGRAELGPRALGGRSILAAATSPQMKDYLNEVKFREHFRPVAPICLEDRAPDIFSPGTPDPYMLFDHQTRPEWKDKIPAVVHLDGSARLQTISRSSEHGVTELLIEYEKLTGIPLLCNTSANLHGRGFFPDAAAACEWGRIEHVWCNGVLFTKERVSELAPVGVAANMKMSTCPR
- the nodI gene encoding nodulation factor ABC transporter ATP-binding protein NodI, whose product is MSAVAIELAGVTKSYDGRTVVDGLSFSVGAGECFGLLGPNGAGKSTIARMVLGMTLPDSGKISVLGIPVPARARLARRRIGVVPQFDNLDAEFTVRENLVVFGRYFGMSTREVEKVIPSLLEFARLESKVHARVSELSGGMKRRLTLARALINDPQLLVMDEPTTGLDPHARHLIWERLRALLARGKTIILTTHFMEEAERLCDRLCVIEKGRIIAEGRPHALVDEQIGCQVIEIYGGNPHELHSAIRPYAQRFEVSGETLFCYASDPEPVLAQLRGRTGLRLLQRPPNLEDVFLRLTGREMEK
- a CDS encoding ABC transporter permease, giving the protein MGEGYATTLPANAWNWIAVWRRNYLAWKKVALASILGNLADPMIYLFGLGFGLGVMVGRVDGAPYIAFLTGGMVAASSMTSATFETIYAAFARMQSHRWEAILYTQLTLGDVVLGELAWAATKAFLAGTGILIVAIMLGYAAWTSIPCVLPVIALTGFAFASVAMVVVALAPSYDYFIFYQTLVLTPMLFLCGAVFPVAQLPDGFQGMAHFLPLAHAIDLIRPAMLGRPAESVGLHVGALCLYAALPFFLSARLLRRRLMP
- a CDS encoding NADP(H)-dependent aldo-keto reductase, with product MQYRELGRSGLKVSALGLGTMSWGEQNTEAEAHAQLEAALDAGVNFVDTAEMYPVPPRVGTYGLSERYIGSWLRKSGRRQDVVLSTKAVGPVRPGKANLPYVRDGRVSYTRANLFDAVDASLQRLQTDHIDLFQLHWPDRSTNVFQLLDYQYELDHDTIPILETLEALDALVKSGRIRHIGLSNETPWGLASFLHLAEMHGLARVTSIQNPYNLINLDFENGIAEMALREGVGLLVYSPLAMGTLTGKYLGGQRPSGSRLNLFGRFFRYSNERAQHAALAYTTLFREHGIDPVHGALSFVMSRPFVASTLVGATSLTQLTHNFAAAEVKLSREILDGIQSIYQRYGSPAP